A segment of the Malaclemys terrapin pileata isolate rMalTer1 chromosome 1, rMalTer1.hap1, whole genome shotgun sequence genome:
TCTAAGAGCCATTTCTGGCTCTAGCCCTCTGCCACAGGTTAGACCCATACCCACAAACCATGCAGGAGAGCTACGACAGGCACATGAGTTCCTTAGTTTTTCCTTACCATCAGTTCAAATGACCCAAGCAATATTATTGCACAAACACCATATTAATTGGAAGTGACGTTTCTCAAAACCAAGTGCCTAAGCTGTAGATGGAAAATTTGCATCTCTGCTTATATATTTTGCAGGCACAGTTTAGGCAtctatctttgaaaatttggtccattatgacaaacaaataaaaatactacAATAGCTTTCAATAACATAACCCTCCTGAGGGGTTAACTGAAGTTATAAGAATCATATAAGCAGACTGTATTATTAGGTATAAGCTAGTCAATTTTCTTATACAGCACATTTAAGTCTTTGCATACAAGAATTCTAAGGCTTCTATTTGTTTAGATACAGAATTTCATAATATaagaaacaatttttcttcctattCAGGCCTATGTTAATGGATACACCATTTAAACACAACAAGCAGCTCAACTTTACCTTGTAGTTCTGTTGTAGTCCTTTCTGGTTCTTCTGTAATTTTCTCGTCAGGCTTCTCTTTCACAGTTGCTGGCTTCCCATCTACCGTATCTGTCGTCTTAATCGTACCAAGGTTTGGCAACAGATGGATTATGTCACACTTCCCAGGGCCTGCAATATTCTCCAGCACTTTGAGGCACTTGTATGATTTAAGCTCACTTACGTTTTCCTCAAGGAAGAGGAGGTAGAGGCTTAAATCATCATAATTTGACTTGAGTTTCAGAACATCAAATGTTGGCAGAATTTCATATACTCTAAGAATGTCTGAGCTTCGCCTGCATGGGACGAGCATGGCATACATTACAAGAGGCATCACCAAAATATACACAAATAAGTTAATGTAACTGAGTAGCTGGAAGACGCCAACAGCAATAAGCTTACATTGAACTAGTTCTGGAATGGTTGTGTCATTCTTTAAGATTCCAGTTTTGATGGTGCACAGAAACTCATCAGTCATAGAGGAGAGATTGATATAATAGCCCAGATAGAGGCATGCAAACAGGATAATTACTAATGTTAGTAGACGGCAAATAACATATTTGATTATTAAGTTTTTGGAGTTTCTTTTTGTCTTCAGGTATTGTTCCACAATGGGGTATTTAAAGTGGCTTTCAGATATCTcccacaaactggaaaaaaagaaaaaaaacaaacatagaCCAATCATTGCAGGAATCATTTTGTCATATTAAATAAGCCGAACATTttgacacacacaaacaaaaggcctgattctgatctcactgacatggttgtaaatcaggagttactctactgaaatcaatgaagtaaCACTTGTGCAAAACAGATGTAAGGGCAATCTCAAGGCCAGAATTCCGGTACATTCATTAGTACTGAATATAACTGTTTACAAGACAAGTATGAGGGTCAACAGGAAAAATGCCCAAGCCTCAGACAGAATAAGTAAAATACTAAAAAGAAATTTTTAAATGCAACTCAAGCACTGACACTCAAATCCAACCTAAGAGGAAAAGCAGACACAG
Coding sequences within it:
- the PANX1 gene encoding pannexin-1 isoform X2, with the translated sequence MAIAHIATEYVFSDFLLKEPSEPKYKGLRLELALDKLVTCIAVGLPLLLISLAFAQEISIGTQISCFSPSSFSWRQAAYVDSYCWAAVQQKQLLQSDSGHIPLWLHKFFPYILLLVAILLYLPCLFWRFTAAPHLCSDLKFIMEELDKAYNRAIKAANSFHSGDTRDPSSLPPAVNENLTQSLWEISESHFKYPIVEQYLKTKRNSKNLIIKYVICRLLTLVIILFACLYLGYYINLSSMTDEFLCTIKTGILKNDTTIPELVQCKLIAVGVFQLLSYINLFVYILVMPLVMYAMLVPCRRSSDILRVYEILPTFDVLKLKSNYDDLSLYLLFLEENVSELKSYKCLKVLENIAGPGKCDIIHLLPNLGTIKTTDTVDGKPATVKEKPDEKITEEPERTTTELQET
- the PANX1 gene encoding pannexin-1 isoform X1 codes for the protein MAIAHIATEYVFSDFLLKEPSEPKYKGLRLELALDKLVTCIAVGLPLLLISLAFAQEISIGTQISCFSPSSFSWRQAAYVDSYCWAAVQQKQLLQSDSGHIPLWLHKFFPYILLLVAILLYLPCLFWRFTAAPHLCSDLKFIMEELDKAYNRAIKAANSFHSGDTRDPSSLPPAVNENLTQSLWEISESHFKYPIVEQYLKTKRNSKNLIIKYVICRLLTLVIILFACLYLGYYINLSSMTDEFLCTIKTGILKNDTTIPELVQCKLIAVGVFQLLSYINLFVYILVMPLVMYAMLVPCRRSSDILRVYEILPTFDVLKLKSNYDDLSLYLLFLEENVSELKSYKCLKVLENIAGPGKCDIIHLLPNLGTIKTTDTVDGKPATVKEKPDEKITEEPERTTTELQVFTDLLPSCNTSASNEDKVRQRLIDSSC